The Pyrus communis chromosome 14, drPyrComm1.1, whole genome shotgun sequence sequence CTAGTTTAATCCAATGGTCCCTAAGTAAAACTCAAATGTTCTCGGTGACATGGCAATGacattaaaatgaataaaaaactaagtaattttattttcaccaaaattcaGGAGATATGACTTGTTCATTAAAATCCAAAAGTCATGACAAACGCCCTCATCAGACGCTGCTTTGATTTGATTCATACAAGATTTTAAAGCACACAAATAATATCAAGTTATCACTCGATTTCTTGAATCTTTTGTTaagtaaacaaaattaaatccTAAATTATAAGTCTTTCATTCTTAGTATCTTTAGGCGATGAATTAGGTTGTGGTAAAACTTTGATATCTTAAATTTTACCTAGTTCTTAAGTTGTAATtattacttgtaagtaagaggtcttaagtttaattctcatcaaagacgaatttaaaccgCATAATTACTAGTCAATTGTGAAACTAAACTTACTCTtttctttagtgtagataatgtcatttgttaaaaaaaaaaaaaaaaatttgtgattgtcactttttatttcttttggtcATAGTGTCCTGAAGACTTGAACCAAATTTGGTGGTTCTGGCAAATCACCAATCACCAAAGCAATGGAGGCCTTCCTCCCTCCCTCACGTTTTGCAGATTTTATTTATTATCCATGCATCTTTTATGCCATTTACTGCTTGAAATTCTCCACATCACTTTTAATTAGGAAAACGGGTCCTCTTCGGATCCTTTCCTCTAAATCTTAGGGATTCACCAAtccggatcattgaaatttgatccaatggttaCAAATAGGGgttcattttaaaagttataataactttagtcattggatcaaattttaacggctTGAATTGATGGATCCCTAGGATTAAGAGGAAGGGAtatggagaggatccctttcctttaATTAAGACTATTGGATGctataaaaattcaaaagttaaaaagaaGTGTAAGCATATTTGTCAAAATTTGTGTCTATTGATCCTGTCTAATATATGTATAATCACAGATATGAGGACAGAAGAGGCATAGCGCcactttttttaataacttttgaCACACGTTTTTATGGGCCCACTTTGAAATGTATTTTAACGATTAGAACCGTCTATCTAGATTCTAGAATAGTGTTCATAGATCACCCTCGCaacaaaattagacaaatcccaAACCTCTAAGATTTTTATtcgtagtgaagaaaataaacgaATATGGTTCTACAAATAAATGCTAAATCCTTAATCCAAAGGTTATGGTTTCAAATTTGGAAGACttttggtagacatgatctttgaggAAAGATTTAAAATATTAACAGTTAAAATCGTTAAAATACATATAGAGTGGtcctcataaaaaataaaaaaaaaagtcaaatattatgtaaaaaatgTTCTGTCCCCACAAATATAGATAGAAATGCTGAGGAGTCTAAGAGTAAGGTGTGAGCACAATATATATGCACAACGTATGGGAATTGGGTGGTAAAATCTGGTAGGCAGCACATGAATTTTTGGAGGGTGATATGATTAACGGAAGGTACGACCACCTCAAATTGCACTTGTATTGCATTAACCTAACGCCGTCAAATATCTAATTTAACGGCAATCCAATACGACGGCGTCTAAAAGTTTCTAGGAATACTAGAACATATGAAAGCGCGTTGACACGTTTTTTTACTCTctcaataaattatattttatctaTTTTGTATGGTAAACTTCCATTTGAAGTCATAGAGAGTCAGGATCCCCACTGGATCATCTTTGTAAGGATACTGGGAATCTATGAatcgtatccgttcatcgtatatcatgcgattataaatcattttaaatatttttattttaaaaaaataaacataaacagtacttgacaaaaaatgatcgcacgatgtacgatgaatggacacgATTCACGGATTCCTAAGATCCTCATCaaaaggatccgaagaggatctttAAGGTGAAACCTACACcaattacaattaaaaattaCATGACTGAATTATATGCGAAGATTACAGAGAAATTCAGATTCATTAAATATAATCTAACAAGAAGTTCAAATAAGTTTTATGTCGACGAATGATTTTCCAGCTATGTTCGTATACTCTGCCATACCTTAAAGCGAAAAAACGGGTAGGATCTGTTTGATTTGGCTAAGAGCGTTCGGAATATTTTTTAGGTTATACGAGGGAAGCAAACTGAAGGAAGTTGAGGTTTCATTTAAAACCAACTGAGAATGAGGGAGTGACGCAACTCTTTATAAGTTCATGCAAAGTTTCTTAAATCTGCAATTTAAGATTTGCACTCTAAAAGTGTAGCTTCTACCccatgcaatttttttttcctaatagaGAGGATAGTTGATTCATTAAAGGCAGAAGCCAAAACAACATCAAAACCAGCAAACCAATTAAATTGGTCGTCAAAATTCAAACTATAGCGGCAAGACGACGAGCAACACTATTAGCTTGCCGACGGATGTAGGTACACAAAGTTCAGTGATCGTGGGTTGCAACTAGCAACGCTTTCGTATCCTCCACTATTTGTCTAATCACAAACAAATTAATGGAAGGGTCCTTAAGGGCACCAACAATCTGAAACGAATACAAGATGATGAGACATTTAGTGTACCATTCATGCATCCAGAACTCATACAAGGTAAAGAATCAACATAGAATTTGGTGGACTGAGTCTTCTTCGAGAAGGATATACAGAATTCAACAATGGAGGACGAACCACTAATACAATTTGGCCTAATTGCTTCTCACAcattttaaattcaagattcTGGTGGGATCCACTACCGACTTTAAATGATTGGACCAACCTTATTttcaaaatgattgaaaacaaatTCAACCTTATTTAAGATGCtaagaaatttcaaaaatgaaaattaattttatagaatttaATGTGGGTATAgaattattaatatataaatgaGAGATTGTACTTAGGAGACGTGCTAGTAATGGTGATAATAACGACAATGATGATGATGGGTGATGGTTATGGCGGTGGTGATGACAACAGGTGGTGGTAGTCGTGACGGCAATGGTAATGAcaacaagaatatgtagtgctcTCGGCGGCCTTTCCTTTGGATCACGCGGCTTCTATAATCTAGAgtgtttatttcttttatattcattttttcAAATTCATGCAGATATAAAGGTTGATATTACTAATGAACTCGATTGGAAgtgttttaaaatgactgaaaacgtaGAGAAGATGtttatggatttcaaaagcacttgaagtgcttcttaaAAGAAGCACCAAAGCACTTTGAGTGCTTTTCCAAGATTTACTTgcttttttactaaaaattggtttcaagaacattttcaccaaaatgacaagtcattttaaaagcatttccaaaCAAACTCCATATTGAAACCTAAGACATCTGCTTtaagaaattagggtttcatgCTCATAGAGCATTTTCCTGCAATTTTATCTCtctttccaaattttcaatCCAACTATACTACTGGCGGCACAAATAAACTCTGAGGCAACCACATTCaacttataaaattataaattttgacaATGAAATCTATGCATGTcagcttttaaattttaactttgGCCTTATTTGgatatacttttaaaatggttgaaaatgtttttagataaaatatttttgggttccaaaaacacttttaagtattttctacaaaaaacaccagttatgtgcttcttctaggaagcactttaagtgcttttcaaGGATTTActagcatttttactaaggattgtttccaaaaatatttttaccaaaagcactttcagtcgttttaaaagcacatccaaactaACTTTTTGTCTAAATTCTAAATTATTTCTCTCATTCAAATATAATGTTAGGATCCGTTTGGTTCACGGAAAGAATTCATGAGAAATTATTTCCCATgccattgtaaaaaaaaaaaagttgattatGAAGAGTTATTATGGGTATATCTGGTCTTCCAATATTTAGTGAGGGCAATGTTATCCTAAAACGTTTTGTAATAAATGCTGAACTTGTGCAATAATgccaataaataaaaatgagggGAAGCAAACCCTCCATCATTCTTAGATCATCTCCAACCCTTTGACTAAAAGCTAAATATTTTACCctggaaaatttagcttttagctcagaaacagcttttctgctctAACTCTTctgacctaaaattttagcccaggattattaaagaatgaatttagacattttttttcttaaattaattttaaaataaaaaataaatatatagactatcgtaaattaattttatgaacattttaatctaaaaatatttaaattccgataaatattgaaaaatcactaaattttccacaaaacaagccttcaactttcaccaaactttcaattcaccaaccgttcaacaccaaactttcaactttcactaACCATTCAACTTTCATCaatcatcatcaatataaacacaTGTCCAATATTAGTTGATAGTTTTCCACCGATTATAAACACCACCACCGTCCAACCCACTGCCGTTGcagttttcttgaaactttgcaatgattttatcccacgtaatttttttatttggatttgTGCCAATTGCACCACCTTCGCTAACAGAAACCCATGACAAGCATAAAAAAACATCTTCCTCTCagggtccaattacgacctctaatatactctcttgccatgttgaacaatttggaaatggaaagaaatggtagaaagataaattggaagaattgttgGAGAAAAtggagttttgtgtggatgtttgaacaaatacataggtatttatagagtttcttgggtgaattttgagttaaataatttttttaattattttagccatttgatttaaatttgagcagttagattttttttttttaccattagattttattatattcgatcttagccgttggattcaatgtattttaaaataccattttttttaaattgaatctggaccgttggttGGTCCAACGGTCCTTAAATGATGGCCGTCCGATGCGCAAAAGAGCCGTTGGGCTAGGGGAAATGGCCGACAAGGGCCCTAACAGTGGGCCCCACGCTGTTGGGAAACAATTTCAAACCTATCACGTGTGGCGTGTAGGCGTGTGGGTGGGTCGAGATTAGCCCAAGTTCCAGTGAGTCCACGCAtttggggggagggggtgggatTTGGGGGGTTATTTGGCACAGGTTTAGCATTTGGCGTTTAGCCTAATGTTTTAGCTTGGGTTGGGTGGTGTTTTTTggggtggggggaggggggaataaatagggtaatttggcttttagacCATGGTTGGAGAGAGTCTTATAGATAAGGCTTTCCCATCTATTTTCCCAACGTTTATTACACCTTTTTTCCCACAAGTCCAACAAACCAAACGCAACCTTACAATTTTGCTCCCATtgaatatgtcaaattaaaagaTTTAATAAGTTTCTCTATACCATGTCGGAttgtattctttttcacttgtaaacTAGAGGCCTTAGGTTTGAATCATGTGGATGACaagtttgataccaaattaggttgtttattgtgtggcttagctaaactctcatttctttagtgtaaaatatattgttataCTGTATCAAGGTAGGATAGAGACTTCCCTGATATCTTAGTACTCAGAAGTATATAACGTGATGACGTGAAAACGTCAAAGCACATAAAATTTACTTGCCACTTGCTTACGAGAGAGGTCAATTAATAATTTGCCACCATTTAGGTCTGTATAGTTTACTAACTTGCAATGAAGACAATCACGACGATAGCTTAATTTCGTCAAAGTTTCACAAAATTAACACGTATAAATGTCACACAAGTAAAGATAAGCTTGTCTTtatggagcctaaaataatctcaaaaattctagaggcgatATGTGGATTTTTgcccaagaaagacaagattgcccacAATACATAGGCAGGCTCCTCATATACTCTCACGCGCAGCTTATACTCCTGAAGGTCTCAACAGCTGAATACAACTGTCCACAACTCATCTGCCCTTGTCAAGGAAAAGTCAAatcattaaagataaggattaattacccaaatcctatatttaatacattcctaattgaataTTGACTTCATTCAAGTAAGTATCAAGTGGTTTGGCCAATAGTGGGCCAAGAAATATTGAATGGTGATGTAGGCGGAGGTTTCCGAGGAATACAAAGAAcctctggttttttttttttcagatttggCGACGCGCGCACGCAAACGAGCACCGGCCGCAACAACAGGAAACTATGACCAATAGAGTTAGACACTTAGCTAGAGATTACCATCACTCCAGATCCAATTAATGAGGTTCAAGCACAGCAGAATGCACTGAGACAACGGAGCACCTGGAATCATTGAGATGTATAGTCAATACAGATTAATATTTAAGGATAAATATTACCTCTCCCTTCCCCCTTATGACAAAAATGGAATCTGTTATTGACGATTTCATGAGTCATGTCCCtcccaatttaaatcaattagggataattacttcATTatttcaagatattatttcctatttaatatcttgaaaatatttctccataaaaccTTGGCCAATAAGATGCTGTCATGTATAGGGTAAAACCTAACACTATGACCGGCCATTCCCTTATAtataccccatattctaccaaatttcggTAAGTTTTTGCTACCCATAAAAGtcttaaacactttactcttctTAGAAAAATTAACTTAGCAtcagagatccattggcctaacccccACCTCTGGGTGCATAATGCTTAAGTCCTTGATCAAatatgttgattgttttgcaagtgcatttttgtTAAGGCTATGGATAGtaaaaatttgcattaacaGTCTTGAAGAGTACAATTACATACATGCCTCTCAAGTCTCAACTATTATCTCATACTCGTAAATTTAAATCACGACAATTAAAACTACGTCAAACTTTTTAGTTGAGATCCGGATCCCCTCCTGATCTTAAAAAACTGAGTCTGCTGAGTAAGCGATTgtggccgttgaaatttgatcaaacggctacaattattataacattTAGAGAACCCCATATTTGTAGCTGTTAGATCTCAAGaggaccgttgaaatttaatccaataactacaattattataattttaaaagaatcTCATATTTGTAGTTGTAGATCTCAAGAGGGGATCCGGATCCTTTTAATTGAAGAAGGCCAAACAAACATTTGGACATCTTTACTCTCCCTCCACCTACCCGCTCTCGTTTACCTACTCCCCAGTCCTCACACGCGCACACACTTTTCTCCAACCCCAtcttccgttaaatctaacgcCGTTAGATTCCGCATCATGCATTTACGTCTTCCACCCACCGCCACCCCACAGACACATGACCACGCAATCCACCTAACGCCCGCGAAACCGTTCCTCTATAAAACGCAAACCCAAAACGCGCAATAAATCAGTTCACTCTCCCACCCCAACTCTCTCTGCATTTCGCTCCGTACACCCACCAAATTTCTCACCACACCAACGCTCCCCCAAAAATGGACCTCCTCCTCCTGGAAAAGACCCTTCTGGGTCTCTTCGTCGCCGTGATCGTTGCCATCGTCATTTCAAAACTCCGCGGCAAGAAATTCAAGCTCCCGCCGGGTCCCATACCCGTACCTGTTTTTGGAAACTGGCTCCAGGTCGGCGACGACCTCAACCACCGTAATCTCACCGACCTCGCCAAGAAATTCGGCGACTGCTTCCTCCTCCGCATGGGGCAGCGCAACCTCGTCGTCGTCTCCTCGCCGGAGCTCGCCAAGGAGGTGCTCCACACCCAGGGAGTTGAATTCGGGTCGAGGACCCGAAACGTCGTCTTTGATATCTTCACCGGTGAAGGCCAGGACATGGTGTTCACCGTCTACGGCGAGCACTGGCGGAAAATGCGGCGGATCATGACCGTCCCCTTCTTCACCAACAAGGTGGTTCAGCAGTACCGCCACGGATGGGAATCTGAGGCGGCGGCGGTCGTTGAGGACGTGAAAAAGCACCCTGAGGCGGCGACCAGTGGGATGGTGCTGCGGAGGCGGCTGCAGCTGATGATGTACAACAACATGTACAGAATCATGTTCGATCGGCGATTCGAAAGCGAGGAGGATCCCCTGTTCGTGAAGCTCAAGGGATTGAACGGGGAGAGGAGCCGATTGGCGCAGAGCTTCGAGTACAACTACGGCGATTTTATCCCGATATTAAGGCCGTTTTTGAGAGGGTATTTGAAGATCTGCAAGGAGGTGAAGGAGAAGAGGATTCAGCTGTTTAAGAGCTATTTCGTTGACGAGAGGAAGTAAGTTAATTCACAtcatttatgatttttaattacttcCATTTTTGCCTTTTATTTTGGATAGAAGTAATACtaaaaagattaaatttgtaaactaaatgatggatcattaataaaaattagcacatttattaaatttattaacgcttaaataataaatcaatcatcaactttcatgtgtTTTAACTTTCAAAATTTAGTCAATAAATTAagtcttcttagcattaccCTTTGGATAGTGTtctttatacaatttttttttacttcctacacgtttttttttcactatttacacacttttagttaatttttagggaattttaatgaaaagtttctAATAATGAtcacgaaaaatcatatttttaaactaaaaagtcaatcaagatattattcactttaccatttgtcttgtccttattattaaaatttaaagttttcaagtatttttcattagtttgcttaatttttatcatttgatcatcttcaattcattcgatctaacAGTCGAAATTGAGATctaatgtcaaaaaaaaaagtgtgagtaTAGGGaatctttatttttaatatatggtTGGCACATATTTAGTTACAGGTCTCACATATAATGGTAAAATTGGCAAAGAGTCGGACAAGCTTGTATCTAATTGATAAGATTTAAGCCGTTGGAGTTAATACCATTACTTGTAGTAATTCACGCTCTGAATTTGTAATTCTACGTTAACAAAGATGACAAAATGAGAGTGTAACTGAAATTACCCAAAATAAATGTTGCTTGATGTATTAAAATAACGTGATTGACAAATTGATCGCgtgaataataatataaaaattaaaaaaattgaatataattttTGTAGTTAAAAGTAGTGGATTAATAGTTTACTTAAATGGTGAGGATGTCAACATTCTCTGAATCTCTGATAGTGCTAgcaatgatattttttttatttgtttaatacaTGTTTGAATAATTAATCATATTATAACAATATGTCGTTGCTATTTGAAATGCAACGACTAAAATGAGAGCATGAATATCGCTAGTCTGACTCAGTTTTTTCTAATATTCGAGCAGGAAACAATATGTCGTTGCTATTTGAAATGCAACGACTAAAATGAGAGCATGAAAATCGCTAGTCTGACTCAGTTTTTTCTAATATTCGAGCAGGAAACTTTCAAGCACACGGGCTACAACAAACGAGGGGTTGAAGTGCGCCATTGACCACATCCTCGACGCGCAGCAGAAGGGAGAAATCAACGAGGACAATGTTCTCTACATCGTCGAGAACATCAATGTTGCTGGTGAGCAAACCCCACTCTCATAATATTAACTCTGAAACTAAAACGTggtaaatttgtttttgttgataagaattattattaatactttacaaattttattttacactttaaaatttatgtaattagaaaaaaatatacacTTTTGAAGAGTACAATATAAGATGTTTAGGGTGCAAACAACAGTTGTCTTTACTCATTTACCAAGTGTAATGTTGTGAACGGTTCGTCTGAAAATTCTTTTAAAATGGTTGAGaatatttttggtaaaaatatttttgaaactaacGTTAGTAAAACTTTAAGTGTATTCTGAAAAAGTATTTGACGTTCTAagcacatatatattatttcttctaaaaaaatacttaaaatacttttgaaattcacaattatcttcataaaaaaatgtttttaattattttaaaaactatTACAAACGAACATCTATTGGAAATGGAGATGTATTCTCTTCAAATTCTTTCCACTAAATCTttctcatcaaacaatttgagaccttgaaatttgatcaaacggttacagttattataatttttaaaatgaatcTTTATTTTCtgccgttaaatcaaattttaaaaattcagatTGTTTGATGAAAACATTGAGGAGAATTAGCTGAAAAGGATTCAGAGAGGATCCTTTCCCGTGATAGAAACCATATTGCGGGCTGCAGATGAGATAAGCTTTCTGTGACGGTTGTTGACGTGAATACATTAATTTGGAAGCTAACTTTTTGTTCCCCAcctttttgttatatatatatatatatatatatatatatatatatatatatatatatatatatatattattttattttatatatttgggttttttattaaatatttttggtTTCGTGATGGAGTCACTAAAATATGAAACATTTTGTATGGTTTATTGGCTCCCACGTATGCTATTGCTTGATATGTAGTAGAAGGCCTAGAGGACCCCATGGTGTTACGTTATATTGTTTGCTTACGTATTATCCAGTTGGCATACTAGTTTAGGTCAAATACTTACCGTGTCATATATATCTTCGTGTAAGTATATCCTTGTGTATGGGTCACCAATATATAATCGTGTTTGTGTGGTATAGCActtttatagaaagaaaaagagacaaAAAAAACTCTTTTGAGCTTGTTTGGATATACTTTTAAGATGATCgaaaacgtttttggtgaaaatatttttaaaatcaatttttagtaaacatgcaaataaattttgaaaaaaatacttaaagtgcttcctggaagaaTCATATAACTGATGCTTCTTGCATAAAACATTTTATGtgtttttgaaacccaaaaatattttctctaaaaatatttttaattattttaaaaacacatccaaacgaaCCATTTGTTGCTTTTAAAGTTGGTAATTGACAAATCTAGGTGGAGTGGTTGGCGTGTTGGTGAACAAGTATGTTGCTTTTGATGTAAATTTGCTAAACCA is a genomic window containing:
- the LOC137715067 gene encoding trans-cinnamate 4-monooxygenase translates to MDLLLLEKTLLGLFVAVIVAIVISKLRGKKFKLPPGPIPVPVFGNWLQVGDDLNHRNLTDLAKKFGDCFLLRMGQRNLVVVSSPELAKEVLHTQGVEFGSRTRNVVFDIFTGEGQDMVFTVYGEHWRKMRRIMTVPFFTNKVVQQYRHGWESEAAAVVEDVKKHPEAATSGMVLRRRLQLMMYNNMYRIMFDRRFESEEDPLFVKLKGLNGERSRLAQSFEYNYGDFIPILRPFLRGYLKICKEVKEKRIQLFKSYFVDERKKLSSTRATTNEGLKCAIDHILDAQQKGEINEDNVLYIVENINVAAIETTLWSIEWGIAELVNHPEIQKKLRDELDAVLGRGVQITEPDVQKLPYLQAVIKETLRLRMAIPLLVPHMNLQDAKLGGFDIPAESKILVNAWWLANNPALWKKPEEFRPERFLEEESKVEANGNDFRYLPFGVGRRSCPGIILALPILGITIGRLVQNFELLPPPGQSKLDTSEKGGQFSLHILKHSTIVMKSRA